The Pedobacter ginsengisoli region AAAATTGGCAAATAGCTGGCATTTATTTTACTGCCTACTCCTTTGGTTAAAGAACTAATTTGGATGTTTTTGCTGCTTATTATGGTGTTTGTTAAATCGGCTGATAGCATTGACCTGCTTCCTTTAATGTAATAACCATGTTGAGCCTCTTCAATATGGTCGGCAATAAAGCTTGGATGCAAAATAATATCACCATCTATTTGTATGATGTAATTTCCACTTGCCGAAGAAATGGCATTATTCATAATAATGGTTTTTCTAAAACCAAGATCTTCCTGCCATAAATGTTTTACAGGTACTTTTACTTTATGTTTGAATTCATCTATAGTAACTTTTGTCCTTTCGTCTGAGCCATCATCAGCAATAATTATTTCATCGGGCAATACCCTTAAGTTTAAAATGCTTTTGAAAACAAGCTCCAGTGCCTTGGGCCAATTGTACGTAGATATAACAAGAGTTACAGAAATTTTGTTATTCATGTCTATAAGTATTGATTTATACCATATTCACAATAAACTTTTTTGAGTGCTATAGTCTCTTTAAATAGCCTCTGGTTTTCTGCCAGGGAGGCTCTGGAATTTTCTTTATGGTATATATGAAATGCGACTGCTCCCAATTTGAGGAAACGTTTTTTTACTCCGATATTAAGGAGTCTGGCAATAAATTCTTTGTCTTCAGGGCCCCATCCGGTAAAACTTTCATTATACCCATTTACTTTTATAGCATCAGAACGCCAAAATGCCATGTTGCATCCGTGAATTTCGTATAGCTCGTCGCCCTTGATTTTGTATTTTTTTTCGAACAGTGGCCATAAAAAAGGGATACGTATAACGCTGAAAAAATTATCTACGTTCTTGTTGAAGATATTAATTTTAGAAACCTGCTTGCTTACTAATTTGGCCGAAAGTTTTTTGCTCAAGTATCCTCGACTGGCTCTTACGAATGTTCCGGGAATAGCGAAGTTTATATGATCTTCAATGAATTTTCTGTGAATAATAATGTCGCCATCTATTTCAATAATATAGTCACTCTTGGCGCCTGCAATAGCTTTATTTAAGATCAGGGTTTTTCTAAAACCAAGATCTTCCTGCCAAAAATGGAGTATGGGTATATTGAATAGTTTTTTATATTTTTCAATTATTATCTTGGTTTCTTCTGTAGATCCGTCATCGGCAATTAGTATTTCATCTGGCATTTTTGACTGCAATAAAACGCTAGAAAGCGACAAATCTAGAGCTTCCGGCCAATTGTACGTAGATATTAATAAAGCAACCGTAATTTGTTTTTGCATTGGGTAGTTCGGGATAAAGGCTCAAATTTACAATTTATGTGCCCCAATTTATAATTCACTAGAATTTGCTCCTTTGATTTAAATTTATTCCGGTTTTAGTACAGTTGAAGTTAGCTGAAGTTTTTTCCAGTGATTGGATTTCTTTTCGTACAGGAAAAATTTTGCCAACTTGTATTTGTCTCTTAGATATGGGGCATATTCTATCCCGAATGTTCTATAAGGGATATCTGGGTTTTTTGATAAACAATCATTTATTGCAGCTGTGTATACAGTGGGTCCAGTCATTTTATGTACATCATGCGGGAATTCGTTTTTCCTGATATTTTCAAGTACAAGCTCCATGGTTTTTTGAAGGAATGGGTGGCCTGCTTCATAAAACAAAGCCCATTGTACATAACAGATTGGGTTTTTCTCAGGAGATAGTACTGCTACATCATCAGGTTTTATGAATTGGTTAAAGTTCTGTTTAACGTTACAATCAATGTCCAGATAAACACCTCCCTTTTTTAA contains the following coding sequences:
- a CDS encoding glycosyltransferase family 2 protein, coding for MQKQITVALLISTYNWPEALDLSLSSVLLQSKMPDEILIADDGSTEETKIIIEKYKKLFNIPILHFWQEDLGFRKTLILNKAIAGAKSDYIIEIDGDIIIHRKFIEDHINFAIPGTFVRASRGYLSKKLSAKLVSKQVSKINIFNKNVDNFFSVIRIPFLWPLFEKKYKIKGDELYEIHGCNMAFWRSDAIKVNGYNESFTGWGPEDKEFIARLLNIGVKKRFLKLGAVAFHIYHKENSRASLAENQRLFKETIALKKVYCEYGINQYL
- a CDS encoding glycosyltransferase family 2 protein, which codes for MNNKISVTLVISTYNWPKALELVFKSILNLRVLPDEIIIADDGSDERTKVTIDEFKHKVKVPVKHLWQEDLGFRKTIIMNNAISSASGNYIIQIDGDIILHPSFIADHIEEAQHGYYIKGSRSMLSADLTNTIISSKNIQISSLTKGVGSKINASYLPIFSGLFKGNHFRSNNLRGCNFSFWKHDFIAVNGYNNDLEGWGHEDIELAARLTNLGIRQRQLKLKAVCFHLFHKINSRHNEDINFKKYLNAVRKKTIRCKNGIIKE
- a CDS encoding glycosyltransferase family 32 protein, yielding MSIPKIIHQTFKSKKLPLITRWHIFRFLKRNPDYQYEFYDDERIEKFITEEFDDETLRLYKKLNIGAAKADFFRYAVLLKKGGVYLDIDCNVKQNFNQFIKPDDVAVLSPEKNPICYVQWALFYEAGHPFLQKTMELVLENIRKNEFPHDVHKMTGPTVYTAAINDCLSKNPDIPYRTFGIEYAPYLRDKYKLAKFFLYEKKSNHWKKLQLTSTVLKPE